A stretch of the Candidatus Acidiferrales bacterium genome encodes the following:
- a CDS encoding PilZ domain-containing protein — protein sequence MKLNELDKIVGERRINRRFHMRLPLLVRWAGQEGRTVESSAETQDVSSRGLYFYVDKQLSPGSAVEIVLTLPTEITLAGPVRVRCLGRIIRVEPQNSTKKLGIAAEIDRYEFLRGEPA from the coding sequence CTGGATAAAATCGTGGGCGAACGCAGAATAAATCGAAGATTTCATATGCGCCTCCCCTTGCTGGTCCGCTGGGCCGGTCAGGAAGGGCGCACGGTCGAAAGCAGCGCCGAAACCCAGGATGTCAGCTCGCGTGGCCTCTACTTTTACGTGGACAAGCAACTCTCGCCCGGATCTGCGGTGGAGATCGTCCTCACCCTTCCCACTGAGATTACTTTGGCTGGTCCGGTGCGGGTGCGCTGTCTCGGTCGGATTATTCGGGTAGAGCCGCAGAACAGCACCAAGAAATTGGGAATCGCCGCTGAAATTGACCGCTACGAATTTTTGCGCGGAGAACCGGCCTAA